TCGCCAGATGCAGGAGCAGGTTGGTCAGTTTGAAAGCGCGGGCCGAGCCACCCGCGAGCTCGAAATCCAGCATGTAGGAAATCCATGTCAGCGGCTGCCAATAAATGTAGAGGGAGGTGAAGGCGCTCTGAATGCCTTTCCACGTCAATCCGCCTCGCACGAGCTCATTTTGGGTGACGAAGACGGGATCGTCGTAGTTGACGAAATCGAAGGAGAGCGAGGGCCAAAACAATCCCGCCGCGACCAGGACCAGCGCCAAGGCCAGGCGCCCGGGGCCGATGGGCCAGGGGAGTTTAGAATCGGGGTTTGCCATAGATTTCGTCCAATGCCTGCGCAACGCTCCGATACTGCATGGGCTGCGCTCGATGGAGCTTGGTGGAATCGACACTGAGACCGTCGGAGCAAAGCTTGGCCACACGCCAGAAAAAAATTCGAGCCCGAGCCGGGATCCATCCCATTCGGGACGCTCGCTCGGACACTCGATGCAGCACGTCCCAGAAGGGGGCCGGAGGATGGATGGACCCCCTGGGAACGTTCAATCTTGCCGCGATGCCGGACAGTAAATGATCGAAGGTGATCGCCTCGCCATTGCTGGCGAGATAAATCTGCCCGGCATGTGCGGGGGCCTCCGCGAGTTCGACCAGCAGGCGCGCGGCGTCTTCCACGTGGAGAAAAGAGGCGTGTCCCGGCCAGGCGAGGCGTGTGGACCAGGCTCCTCGGGCCAGGAGTTTGGGGAAGACGGCAAACATCCCTCCAGAACGGAAACCGGGTCCGATCACCGTGCAGAGCCGGACAATCGTGAAGGTGTATCCCAAGGACGGCGCGAGGCGCTGAATCCAGCCTTCCCCTTCCATCTTGGTCTGGCCGTAGGGGGTGATCGATTCGAAGGAATTCGATTCGGAGGCGGGGCCTTGCCGTGTTTTTCGATCCATGCTCGCGAGCGTGCCGGTGTGGATGATCCGTGCGTGACGGAGTGATGGACCCAGCCAATCGAGGAGTCGACGGGTGCCTTCGCTGTTGATTTCGAACGCGCCATCCACTTCCTCCGTTGCGGCGTGAGCGGCGAGGTGAAAGACGGTTTGAAATGCCGGCACTTCCGGCCGGGGGGGCAAAGAGCCCATCAGGTCCGCGTCGAGGATGCGAACTCCCAGGCGTTCGAATTCCCTGGCGGTGGTGCTGCCGGAGCTTCCAGGCCCCATCAAGGCCCAGATGGAGCCGGCGCCACGGCGCCGAATGAGCTCATGCACGAGCCGGGTGCCGATGAAACCGTTGGCGCCGGTAACGAGGAAGTGCCGTTCCTCAGACATCGCAGACCTGCGCGGCGTGTCGGAGGGCAAAGGCACGGTCGGGCCAGGTGGGGAGGAACTCCTGGGCCACGAAGCCATCGTAGCCGGTTTCCAAAATGGCCTTCATGACCGCGGGATAATTCACTTCCTGCGTCTCATCCAGTTCGGCCCGGCCCGGAACTCCGGCGGTATGGTAATGCGCGATGTACTCTTTGATCCTTTTCAATCGCCGGATGACGTCGCCGTGCATGATTTGCACATGGTAGATATCGAAGAGGAGTTTCAAGTTTGGCGAGCCGACCTTCTGGATCAAGTCCACACACCGATCGACGTCATCGCCGAAATAACCGGGATGCCCCTTCATGGGGTGGGTGTCGTCGCGGGTATTGAGGTGCTCAAGACAAAGGATGATGCCCTTGCTCTCGGCGTAGCCCACGACCTGTTTCCAGCAATCGACACAGTTTTTCGCCCCCTCTTCATCGCTGATGCCCGCCTCCCGCATGCCCGTGAAAGTAATGACCTTCTTGGCGCCGAATTGAACCGCCGTGTCGATGCCTTCGCGGAGGGATTGAATGACCGCCGCATGATGGGCGCGGTTGAAAGGGCCTTTGGCAAACCCGTGGCTGCCCACCAGCGAGATCTCCATCCCGAGCTCCCTCACCAGAGGGTAATGTTGCCGGTCGATGCCCTCCATGGCTGCGAATCCGATCTCCTTGCACAGCTTGGCCAGTTCGGGGGTAGGCATGGGGTTGAAGGTCCAGCCCATGATCGATTGACGAATGCGTCCGTGCCGGATGCGAAACCGGGAGTCGGCCTCCGCACGGGGTTTCTGGGCATGAGCCATCGGCGCCAGGGAAGCCGAGCTCGTGACGAGTCCGGCTGCCTTGAGGGCGGAGCGGCGTGATAAGCCCGGCTTTGCGGCGGTTGTCCTAACCGGCGGTTGGGAGGGTGCTTTCATGAGAAGATTATGAAGCACTGTCTTCATCTGCACAATCGCTTACTCACCGGCTCTGGCCGGAATTGGGGCCGGCGCATTCACAGGTTGTCGGTGATGCGCGCGGCAGCGCCGGGGCGCAGCGTTCACGCCGCTTCAAGGCGTGTCTTCAAAGGGGCAGGGCAGGTTCAACGGGCAAGGGTGCTGCCAGGGCGAAGGCATTTACCCAGGGCGGGCCATGGAGCGGGAGGAGATCGCCGCGGCAGGTTGGCGCGAGCGTAAGCGCCGTGAACGGCGCGCTCCGACAATTTGCGGGTGCGCCGGAATGCGCGGGCGGCGGGCTGGGACAGGCCCGCCCTACCAACAACATCGGAATACACGGGAATGCGCGGGCGGCGCATCTTGCGAGTTGCCTAGTCGTCGAATTTATCGTAGCCAGAGTCATGACCCTTTGTTGTTTGCGCGTTGGCCTCGGCTTGGCCTGGCTGCTTGGCCTGTCGCCGGACTTTCTTCAGGCGGAATCCGTGACCCTGCGAGCCCGTTCACGGGAGCGCATCCAGGCCGAATCGACGGAGACGCGGGTGCTCGAAAAGGAATTGCGATGGGACGCCGCGCGCACGGCGGTTGTGGTGTGCGACATGTGGGACCGGCATCATTGTCCGGACGCCACCACTCGCGTGGGTGAAATGGCGCCGCGCATGGACCGCGTCCTGGCCGCGGCAAGGCGGTTGGGCATGCTGATCATCCATTGTCCCAGCGACACCATGGAGTTTTACAAGGATCATCCCGGTCGCCGGTTGGCGCAGCAAGCGCCCAAGGTGGAGACGAAGGTCCCCCTGCAAGGCTGGTGTTCGTTGAATGGGGTGAAGGAACCGCCGCTGCCGATCGACGATTCGGACGGAGGCTGTGACGGTTGTCCCGAGTGCCCCGGATACCGTGCCTGGTCCCGGCAGCATCCGGGGTTGCGGATCGAGGACGGCGACGCGATCACGGATTCGGTCGAGGCCTTCTATCTCATGCGACAGCGCGGGATCACCAATGTCATCGTGATGGGGGTGCATGTGAACATGTGCGTGCTGGGGCGGCCCTTTGCCATCCGGCAAATGGTGGCGCAGGGGCAGAACGTGGTGCTGATGCGCGACATGACCGATTCTATGTATCACCATCGTAAGGCTCCCTACGTCTCGCATGTGCGCGGGACGGAAATGGTGGTGGAACATATCGAGCAGTACTGGTGCCCCAGCATCACGAGCGTCGATTTCATCGGCGGCGAGCCGTTCCGCTTCCAGGAAGATCGCCGCCAACGCATCGCGATGGTGATCGCGGAGAACGAGTATCAGACGGAGCAAACCCTGCCTGCGTTCGCCAAACGCGATTTGGTTTGGAGGGGATTCGACGTCGATTATGTGATGGGATCACCGAAGGAAGGGGATCCTGAATTTCGGAACATTGAGGCACTGAGGCAGGCGGATTTGGTGGTGGTCAGTGTGCGGCGCCGGACACCGTCCAAGGCCATGCTTGATTTACTGCGTGCGCATGTCGCCGCCGGAAAGCCGGTGGTCGGGCTGCGGACGGCGAGTCACGCCTTCGACGCGAAAACTGCGGGGGAAGGCTATGCCGCCTGGACTGGATTTGATCGCGAGGTTTTGGGGGGCGCTTACAAGGGGCATTACGGCAACAAACCTCCCGCTGGAGCCCATACCGTGGTGCGACGCGCATCGGATGCATCCGGCCACTTTGGGTTACGCGGTGTCGAACCTGCGGAGTTTCGAGTGACCTCCCACTTGTATAAATATGCCGAGATGGGACCGGAGACGGTGGTATTGCTCCGCGGCGTTGTGGAGGGGACCGACCAACCTGAGCCCGTGGCCTGGGTGAACACCGCCGGGGATCGGCGCGCGTTTTACACCTCGCTGGGCAATGCGGAAGATTTCCAACTCACGGCTTTCCGCCGCTTGCTGCTCAACGGCATTCTGTGGTGTTTGCACCAACCCATTCCCCCCGCCGAATACAAGATGGCATCCTTGGCTGGGGGAGGACAGCCCGAGGCGCCTCGCCCTGCCGCGACCGCGGCTCCCGCGCCTGCGCCCGCGGCCTCCGTCAGTGCGACCACTTATCAAGCCTTGGACCTGCCTCAAGATGCCAGGGCGGACGCGTTGAGCCCGGTTGAGGCAGCCCGGAGGTTCAAGGTGGCCGACGATTTGGAGTGGGAACAGGTCCTGTCGGAGCCGGAAATTCGGCAGCCCGTTTTTTTGAACTTCGACGAGCGGGGAAGAATGTGGGTGGTCGAGTTTCGCCAGTACCCGATGCCCGCCGGGCTGAAGATGCTGAGTCGGGACAGTGTATGGAGGGCGGTGTACGACAAAGTGCCTCCGCCTCCGCCTCGTCACTTCAAGGGCGCGGACCGCATCAGCATCCATGAAGACGGGGATGGGGACGGCACGTTCGAGAAGCACAAGATCTTCGTGGACGGCTTGAACATTGTCACCGCCGTCGAACGGGGTCGGGGCGGAGTGTGGGTGTTGAATCCACCTTACCTCTTGTTCTATCCGGAGGCGAACGGAGATGACGTGCCTGACCGCGACCCCGAGGTTCGACTCTCGGGCTTCGGACTGGAAGACACTCATAGCGTTGTGAACTCGCTGCGATGGGGGCCGGACGGCTGGCTGTATGGCGCCCAAGGCAGCACTGTTACCGCCAACGTGCTCGTGCATGGGCCGGATGGTGTGCCGTTGCATCCGAAGCCGGTGTATTCCCAGGGGCAGAACATTTGGCGTTATCATCCCGAGAAGCGGCTTTATGAAGTGTTCGCGGAGGGCGGGGGCAACGCTTTCGGCTGCGAGATAGACAGCGAGGGTCGGATTTTTTCCGGACACAACGGGGGCGACACACGCGGGTTTCACTACGTGCAAGGCGGTTATTTGCAGAAGGGATTCGAGAAGCACGGTCCCTTGTCGAATCCCTATGCGTTTGGCTATTTCCCCCCGATGGCCCATGACCGGGTTCCTCGTTTCACTCACAATTTTGTGATTTATGACCACGGGTCATTCCCGAGTCGTTATCAAGGGAAGTTGTTCGGTGTGGAGCCCATCCAGGGAAGAATCGTCGAGAGCGAGTTGACTCCGGTGGGCTCGACTTTCCGCACCCGGGATCTCTCGCGTCCGGTGGTCAGCGAGGACCGTTGGTTCCGTCCGGTTGACATCAAAGGGGGGCCCGACGGAGCGCTTTATGTCTGCGATTGGTACGATCAACAGGTCAATCACTTCCGCAATCACGAGGGCCGCATCGATGTTTCGAACGGACGGATTTACCGGCTCAAGGCGAAAGGGGCTGTCGCGCGCAAGCCGTTGAATCTGGGCGCGCTTTCCACGCGCGAGTTGGTGGAGAAGTTGAGCGATGCGAATCGATGGGTCCGCCAGACCTCCTTGCGCTTGCTGGCAGATCGGGAAGCGAGCCAAGTGAACGCGGAGCTGACGAGGTCAGAGGCTGAGGGGAGAGGGAAGAGAGTTTTGGAGACTTTGTGGGCGCGGCATCAGGCCGGCGGATTGACACCTGGTCAAGCAGCCGCCTGGCTGGATCATCCGGATGCGCAAGCCCGGTGGTGGACGGTCCGGTTGCTCGGGGATGGCCGAATGTTGAGCGACGAGCTGTCAGCGCGTTTGACCTCCCTGGCACAGACAGACCCAAGCCTGGACGTTCGAGTGCAGTTGGCCTCCACGGCGAAGCGGTTGCCCGCCCGCCAGGGATTAACCTTGGCAAAGGCGCTGGCGCAACGGTCCGAGGACGTCAAGGACCCTCGCCAGCCTTTGATGATTTGGTGGGCGATCGAGGGGCAAGCCGGAGCGCATCAGGAGGACATTGTCCGGCTCTTCGAGGAAGCCTCCTTTTGGTCGCATCCGCTTGTCGAAACTCATCTTCTCGACCGGGTGATGCGGCGATTTGCCCAGAGCGGCACCCGCCGTGACTGGGAGGCAGCGACGCGGCTTTTTGAATTGTCGCCGGGTCCTTCACACAGTCGCAAGCTGATGTCGGGATTCGAAGCGGCATTCAAAGGGAGGACTTTGGGCGGGTTGCCCGAGGCCTTGACGCGCGCCATGTCCCGGCATGCCACGGGCACCACGCCGTTTGGCCTACGGCAAGGGGATGCGCAAGCGGTGAGAAAGGCGCTGCGGGTGGTGGCGGATGAGACGGCATCCCGGGAGGAACGCTTGGAATACCTGGGTGTGATGAGCGAGATCAAGGTGGCCGGGGCCGTGCCCGCTTTGAGTCGAGCCTATCGTGGGGTTTACAAAGACGATGCCCTGCGCAAGGCCATCCTGGCGGCGTTGCGGAATTACGAGGACCCCGCAGTGGCGGATGTGGTTCTGGAAGCTTACTCTGCCCTGGGGAAAGAATCGCTGGCGTCCGCGCAGACGCTGCTCGCGAGCCGTCCCGTCTGGAGCAGGAAGTTGATGCTGGCCATTCAGAAGCAGCCCCAATCGTCCTGGCCTGGCCCGGCTCTCAAACGAGAATCCATTCCTCCTGGCATCGTTCGGAAACTGAGGGAACATCGCGACCCTGAACTCAAGGCGATGGTCGAAAAGTCCTGGCCGGGTGGAGGCGTGACCGGCAATGCCGAGTTGGAGGCCAGAATTCGCCGACTTGAAGGAGTCATTCGAGAAGGCATGGGAGATCCTTACGAAGGCCGGACGTTGTTCCAAAACACCTGCGCCGGCTGCCACCGGCTCTTCGGGCAAGGAGCGGAGGCGGGTCCCGATCTCACCGCGCACCCGCGGGCGGATATCGAGTCCATGCTTCTGGCGGTGATCAATCCGAGCGCGGAGATCCGGGAGGGATACGAGAACTATGCCGTGGAGACGAAGGACGGAAGGTCGCTTTCGGGGTTCCTGGTGGAGCAGGACGGCAGGATCATCACGCTGCGTGGACTGGACGCGCAGAATGTAACCCTGGCCCGGGAAGATTTGTCTGAGTTTCGCGCTGCCGGCATGTCGCTGATGCCCGAGGGATTGCTGGACGGGATGACCGATCAACAAGTGCGGGATTTGTTTGGCTATTTGCGAAGCACACAGCCGTTGGTGGGTGAACCTCCCAAGCGGACGGGCCAGAAGTGAAGCCGGGATTGGATGCTTGACCCTGCGTGGGGAGGCCACTACCGTCTTGGGCGTGTTCAGTGTGGCTCGGCGAAATGTTGAAGAGTCAGGGCTGGCGGTCGTCGTATGCGTCCGCGCCCTGGGTTGCCGCTTCTGAACGAGACTTTAGCGACAGCCCACGGCCTGACCGGTCGTGGGCTTTTTGTTGTTTCACGAGGGTGATTCGACCGCCCTAGGTGGAGCCAACGCGAAAGCAAGACGCAGGTGTTTTATGAGCCCGACGAGTGCCAAATCATTGAAAAGCAAAAGTGGACCCCAATCCAGCCCTGACCTGAGCCAGAGCATGCTCGGTTCTGAACTCCTGGTCGCATGCCTGGAGCGGGAAGGGGTGGACACGATCTTCGCCTATCCAGGCGGAGCGTCCATGGAATTCCATCAGGCCCTGACGCGATCGAAGAAAATCCGCACCATTCTACCGCGCCATGAACAAGGCGGCGTATTCGCGGCGGAAGGTTACGCCCGGGCCACTGGAAGGGCCGGCGTTTGCATGGCCACCAGTGGTCCTGGGGCGACGAATTTGGTCACGGGACTGGCGGATGCTTACATGGACTCGATCCCGGTGGTGGCCATCACGGGTCAGGTGCCGCAGTCGATGATTGGCAAGGGCGGGTTTCAGGAGACCGATTTCTTCGGCATGACCCTGCCGATCGTGAAGCACAGTTATCTCGTCACCGACGTGAACGACATTCCTCGCGTGATCAAGGAAGCGTTTCATGTGGCGGTGACAGGCCGTCCCGGACCCGTCGTGGTCGATGTGCCGAAGAACATTCAACAGCAGCGTGTGCAGGCCGTGTTTCCGAAGGAAGTGTCCCTTCGAGGCTATCGCCCTGAAGTGCAGGCGGATGATGACGTGTTGAACGAGATTCTTGGATTGATTTCCACCGCGGAGCGCCCGGTG
The sequence above is a segment of the Verrucomicrobiota bacterium genome. Coding sequences within it:
- a CDS encoding NAD(P)-dependent oxidoreductase, which encodes MASWPRSSSPPGPTVPLPSDTPRRSAMSEERHFLVTGANGFIGTRLVHELIRRRGAGSIWALMGPGSSGSTTAREFERLGVRILDADLMGSLPPRPEVPAFQTVFHLAAHAATEEVDGAFEINSEGTRRLLDWLGPSLRHARIIHTGTLASMDRKTRQGPASESNSFESITPYGQTKMEGEGWIQRLAPSLGYTFTIVRLCTVIGPGFRSGGMFAVFPKLLARGAWSTRLAWPGHASFLHVEDAARLLVELAEAPAHAGQIYLASNGEAITFDHLLSGIAARLNVPRGSIHPPAPFWDVLHRVSERASRMGWIPARARIFFWRVAKLCSDGLSVDSTKLHRAQPMQYRSVAQALDEIYGKPRF
- a CDS encoding TIM barrel protein, which gives rise to MGWTFNPMPTPELAKLCKEIGFAAMEGIDRQHYPLVRELGMEISLVGSHGFAKGPFNRAHHAAVIQSLREGIDTAVQFGAKKVITFTGMREAGISDEEGAKNCVDCWKQVVGYAESKGIILCLEHLNTRDDTHPMKGHPGYFGDDVDRCVDLIQKVGSPNLKLLFDIYHVQIMHGDVIRRLKRIKEYIAHYHTAGVPGRAELDETQEVNYPAVMKAILETGYDGFVAQEFLPTWPDRAFALRHAAQVCDV
- a CDS encoding c-type cytochrome, with protein sequence MNGALRQFAGAPECAGGGLGQARPTNNIGIHGNARAAHLASCLVVEFIVARVMTLCCLRVGLGLAWLLGLSPDFLQAESVTLRARSRERIQAESTETRVLEKELRWDAARTAVVVCDMWDRHHCPDATTRVGEMAPRMDRVLAAARRLGMLIIHCPSDTMEFYKDHPGRRLAQQAPKVETKVPLQGWCSLNGVKEPPLPIDDSDGGCDGCPECPGYRAWSRQHPGLRIEDGDAITDSVEAFYLMRQRGITNVIVMGVHVNMCVLGRPFAIRQMVAQGQNVVLMRDMTDSMYHHRKAPYVSHVRGTEMVVEHIEQYWCPSITSVDFIGGEPFRFQEDRRQRIAMVIAENEYQTEQTLPAFAKRDLVWRGFDVDYVMGSPKEGDPEFRNIEALRQADLVVVSVRRRTPSKAMLDLLRAHVAAGKPVVGLRTASHAFDAKTAGEGYAAWTGFDREVLGGAYKGHYGNKPPAGAHTVVRRASDASGHFGLRGVEPAEFRVTSHLYKYAEMGPETVVLLRGVVEGTDQPEPVAWVNTAGDRRAFYTSLGNAEDFQLTAFRRLLLNGILWCLHQPIPPAEYKMASLAGGGQPEAPRPAATAAPAPAPAASVSATTYQALDLPQDARADALSPVEAARRFKVADDLEWEQVLSEPEIRQPVFLNFDERGRMWVVEFRQYPMPAGLKMLSRDSVWRAVYDKVPPPPPRHFKGADRISIHEDGDGDGTFEKHKIFVDGLNIVTAVERGRGGVWVLNPPYLLFYPEANGDDVPDRDPEVRLSGFGLEDTHSVVNSLRWGPDGWLYGAQGSTVTANVLVHGPDGVPLHPKPVYSQGQNIWRYHPEKRLYEVFAEGGGNAFGCEIDSEGRIFSGHNGGDTRGFHYVQGGYLQKGFEKHGPLSNPYAFGYFPPMAHDRVPRFTHNFVIYDHGSFPSRYQGKLFGVEPIQGRIVESELTPVGSTFRTRDLSRPVVSEDRWFRPVDIKGGPDGALYVCDWYDQQVNHFRNHEGRIDVSNGRIYRLKAKGAVARKPLNLGALSTRELVEKLSDANRWVRQTSLRLLADREASQVNAELTRSEAEGRGKRVLETLWARHQAGGLTPGQAAAWLDHPDAQARWWTVRLLGDGRMLSDELSARLTSLAQTDPSLDVRVQLASTAKRLPARQGLTLAKALAQRSEDVKDPRQPLMIWWAIEGQAGAHQEDIVRLFEEASFWSHPLVETHLLDRVMRRFAQSGTRRDWEAATRLFELSPGPSHSRKLMSGFEAAFKGRTLGGLPEALTRAMSRHATGTTPFGLRQGDAQAVRKALRVVADETASREERLEYLGVMSEIKVAGAVPALSRAYRGVYKDDALRKAILAALRNYEDPAVADVVLEAYSALGKESLASAQTLLASRPVWSRKLMLAIQKQPQSSWPGPALKRESIPPGIVRKLREHRDPELKAMVEKSWPGGGVTGNAELEARIRRLEGVIREGMGDPYEGRTLFQNTCAGCHRLFGQGAEAGPDLTAHPRADIESMLLAVINPSAEIREGYENYAVETKDGRSLSGFLVEQDGRIITLRGLDAQNVTLAREDLSEFRAAGMSLMPEGLLDGMTDQQVRDLFGYLRSTQPLVGEPPKRTGQK